A DNA window from Primulina tabacum isolate GXHZ01 chromosome 12, ASM2559414v2, whole genome shotgun sequence contains the following coding sequences:
- the LOC142521027 gene encoding thiamine pyrophosphokinase 1-like isoform X1 — protein MMIHSSTFLLPNLSSGSSDYALVLLNQRLPRFTPLLWKHSQFRVCADGGANRVYDELPLLFPEAEPLDIRKRYKPDVIKGDMDSIRAEVLEFYKNAGTEIVDASHDQDTTDLHKCVAYIRDLPDRLNQNLCILVAGALGGRFDHEVGNINVICHFSSTRIVLLSDDCLIQLLPRSHNHEIHIQPSVEGPHCGLVPIGAPSKSTSTTGLEWNLTNTEMKFGGLISTSNIVKEDIITVRSDSDLLWTISIRKAR, from the exons ATGATGATCCACTCTTCTACATTCCTCCTGCCGAATCTTTCTTCTGGTAGTAGCGATTATGCTCTGGTTTTGCTCAACCAACGTTTGCCTCGATTTACTCCTCTTCTCTGGAAGCACT CACAATTTCGTGTATGTGCGGATGGTGGAGCGAACAGGGTGTATGACGAGTTACCGTTGCTGTTCCCTGAAGCGGAGCCTTTGGATATTCGCAAAAG GTATAAGCCAGATGTGATCAAAGGAGACATGGATTCAATCAGAGCAGAAGTTTTGGAGTTCTACAAAAATGCA GGGACTGAAATAGTCGATGCTTCCCATGATCAGGACACCACAGATTTACACAAATGTGTGGCATATATTCGAGATTTACCAGATCGGCTTAATCAAAAT CTATGCATTCTTGTTGCTGGTGCACTTGGCGGAAGGTTTGACCACGAGGTTGGGAATATCAATGTTATATGCCATTTCTCAAGCACAAGGATAGTTCTTCTATCTGATGATTGCCTCATCCAACTTCTTCCACGTAGTCATAATCATGAGATTCATATCCAACCAAGCGTCGAGGGTCCACATTGTGGCCTCGTCCCTATTGGTGCACCCTCTAAAAGCACCTCAACCACGGGGCTTGAGTGGAATCTTA CCAATACAGAAATGAAATTCGGTGGTCTCATTAGCACATCCAATATCGTTAAAGAGGATATAATAACCGTGAGATCTGACTCCGACCTTCTTTGGACTATTTCCATAAGAAAGGCACGATGA
- the LOC142521027 gene encoding thiamine pyrophosphokinase 1-like isoform X2 gives MDSIRAEVLEFYKNAGTEIVDASHDQDTTDLHKCVAYIRDLPDRLNQNLCILVAGALGGRFDHEVGNINVICHFSSTRIVLLSDDCLIQLLPRSHNHEIHIQPSVEGPHCGLVPIGAPSKSTSTTGLEWNLTNTEMKFGGLISTSNIVKEDIITVRSDSDLLWTISIRKAR, from the exons ATGGATTCAATCAGAGCAGAAGTTTTGGAGTTCTACAAAAATGCA GGGACTGAAATAGTCGATGCTTCCCATGATCAGGACACCACAGATTTACACAAATGTGTGGCATATATTCGAGATTTACCAGATCGGCTTAATCAAAAT CTATGCATTCTTGTTGCTGGTGCACTTGGCGGAAGGTTTGACCACGAGGTTGGGAATATCAATGTTATATGCCATTTCTCAAGCACAAGGATAGTTCTTCTATCTGATGATTGCCTCATCCAACTTCTTCCACGTAGTCATAATCATGAGATTCATATCCAACCAAGCGTCGAGGGTCCACATTGTGGCCTCGTCCCTATTGGTGCACCCTCTAAAAGCACCTCAACCACGGGGCTTGAGTGGAATCTTA CCAATACAGAAATGAAATTCGGTGGTCTCATTAGCACATCCAATATCGTTAAAGAGGATATAATAACCGTGAGATCTGACTCCGACCTTCTTTGGACTATTTCCATAAGAAAGGCACGATGA
- the LOC142520913 gene encoding tetraspanin-8 has protein sequence MAKISNGIITGLNVVTLLLALSAIGFSLYFHVSSESACQRVLKMPLLLLGIALLVVSLSGLLGSCCSISAFMWFYLLFVFLLIVGLIVFTIFAIIVTNKGVGRALSNRGVGDHRLGDYSRWLQKYVVNAENWDEIKSCLVGVRLCQSIEPGKEEEFYRQRLTPIQSGCCKPPNYCGFQFQNATFWTVPKAGPAQPDPDCKTWSNVQTQLCFDCESCKGNILEDIKREWRLLAIINACILVFVTTVYSVGCCALRNNKSNGHSKQRPKP, from the exons ATGGCGAAAATCAGCAACGGCATCATCACAGGACTCAACGTGGTGACCCTTCTGCTGGCATTGTCCGCCATCGGGTTCTCCCTCTATTTCCACGTGAGTTCGGAGTCGGCGTGCCAAAGGGTCCTCAAAATGCCTCTCCTCCTGCTCGGGATCGCCTTGCTTGTGGTCTCCTTGTCGGGTCTGTTGGGCTCGTGCTGCAGCATCTCCGCTTTCATGTGGTTCTATTTGTTGTTTGTGTTCTTGCTCATCGTTGGCCTCATAGTTTTCACGATATTTGCGATCATCGTGACGAACAAAGGCGTCGGGAGAGCGCTTTCGAACAGAGGTGTGGGGGATCACAGGCTGGGAGACTATTCGAGGTGGTTGCAGAAGTATGTAGTTAATGCAGAAAACTGGGATGAGATCAAGAGTTGTTTGGTTGGTGTGAGGCTGTGCCAAAGCATTGAGCCTGGTAAGGAAGAGGAGTTTTACAGACAGCGTTTGACTCCTATTCAg TCCGGTTGCTGCAAGCCACCCAATTACTGTGGCTTCCAGTTCCAGAATGCCACGTTCTGGACCGTGCCGAAAGCCGGTCCAGCGCAACCAGACCCAGACTGCAAGACATGGAGCAATGTCCAGACCCAGCTCTGCTTCGACTGCGAGTCCTGCAAGGGAAACATTCTCGAAGACATCAAGAGGGAATGGAGGTTGTTGGCCATCATCAACGCCTGTATACTCGTTTTCGTCACCACCGTGTACTCAGTGGGTTGCTGTGCTCTTAGAAACAACAAATCCAATGGACACTCGAAGCAAAGGCCGAAACCTTGA
- the LOC142520062 gene encoding enolase 1, chloroplastic, which translates to MALTPIQLSKPIFSTKPTSNAPLFSLPTTQKVKSRPFTIRSSVVATPSAAVASKASAKVKNVKARQIVDSRGNPTIEVDLIMEDNSLYRSAVPSGASTGIYEALELRDDDNSVYGGKGVLNAVKNVNEYLSPKLLGVDVRNQAEVDSVMLEIDGTPNKSKLGANAILGVSLSVCRAGAGAKGVPLYKHIQEISNTKELVMPVPAFNVINGGSHAGNNLAMQEFMILPVGATTFSEALRMGSEVYHILKGIIKAKYGQDACNVGDEGGFAPNVQDNREGLVLLMDAIEKAGYTSKIKIGMDVAASEFLTMDGRYDLNFKKQPNDGAHVLKAESLRDLYKEFVRDFPIVSIEDPFDQDDWSSWSSLQSSVDIQIVGDDLLVTNPKKIAEAIQKKACNALLLKVNQIGTVTESIQAALDSKAAGWGVMVSHRSGETEDNFIADLSVGLASGQIKTGAPCRSERLAKYNQLLRIEEELGNVRYAGEAFRSP; encoded by the exons ATGGCTTTGACTCCGATTCAGCTATCGAAACCCATTTTTTCAACCAAACCCACTTCGAATGCACCTTTGTTTTCGCTGCCTACGACCCAGAAGGTCAAATCTCGTCCCTTCACTATCCGCAGCTCCGTAGTCGCAACGCCGTCGGCGGCCGTTGCGTCGAAGGCTTCGGCGAAGGTTAAGAATGTCAAGGCCCGGCAGATCGTGGACAGCAGGGGCAATCCGACGATCGAGGTTGATCTGATCATGGAGGATAACTCGTTATACCGATCGGCCGTTCCCAGTGGAGCTTCTACTGGGATCTACGAGGCCCTCGAGCTCAGAGATGACGACAATTCTGTTTATGGTGGTAAAGGGGTCCTCAATGCAGTCAAAAATGTCAATGAATATTTGAGTCCTAAGCTTCTTGGTGTCGATGTCAG GAATCAGGCTGAAGTGGACTCAGTTATGCTGGAAATTGACGGGACTCCGAATAAATCGAAACTAGGGGCTAATGCTATTTTAGGAGTTTCGCTTAGCGTGTGTAGAGCTGGTGCTGGAGCAAAGGGTGTTCCCCTTTACAAGCACATACAGGAAATATCAAACACCAAAGAACTTGTAATGCCTGTCCCAGCGTTCAATGTGATAAATGGAGGCAGCCATGCTGGAAACAATCTGGCAATGCAAGAGTTCATGATATTGCCTGTAGGAGCAACCACATTTTCTGAGGCTCTCCGGATGGGTAGTGAAG TTTATCACATTCTTAAGGGAATTATCAAAGCTAAATATGGACAAGATGCATGCAACGTCGGAGATGAAGGTGGATTTGCTCCCAATGTGCAGGATAACAGGGAAGGGCTGGTACTACTCATGGATGCTATCGAAAAAGCAGGTTACACCAGCAAG ATTAAAATAGGGATGGACGTTGCTGCTTCGGAGTTTTTGACTATGGATGGCAGATACGATCTCAATTTCAAGAAACAGCCAAATGATGGTGCCCACGTGCTGAAAGCCGAGAGCCTTCGCGATCTTTACAAAGAGTTTGTCCGAGATTTTCCTATTGTTTCGATTGAGGATCCATTTGACCAAGACGACTGGAGTTCATGGTCATCACTGCAATCTTCAGTTGATATTCAGATTGTTGGTGATGATTTGTTAGTCACCAATCCAAAAAAAATCGCCGAAGCGATTCAAAAGAAGGCCTGCAACGCTTTGCTGCTGAAG GTGAACCAAATTGGCACAGTCACTGAATCTATTCAGGCAGCACTTGACTCAAAAGCTGCTGGCTGGGGAGTAATGGTCAGTCACCGTAGTGGCGAGACCGAAGACAACTTTATTGCAGATTTGTCTGTGGGCTTGGCCAGTGGACAG ATCAAGACGGGAGCACCATGCCGAAGTGAACGGTTGGCCAAATACAATCAG CTGCTGCGTATTGAAGAAGAACTCGGAAATGTTCGATATGCTGGTGAAGCTTTCCGATCCCCTTAG
- the LOC142520063 gene encoding plant cysteine oxidase 3, with amino-acid sequence MCFHRRFLTMTMKKKIPSVQALYDLCKQTFSPSSPSPPFSQAIRSISSSMDSLSPADVGLANAGKEDDRGHGPFGVQLFNRVDRWAQPITYVDVHEGENFTMCIFCFPTSSVIPLHDHPGMTVLSKVLYGSLHVKSYDWVEPAQIQKSAGTERSKVRLAKLVVDEVLTAPCSTSVLYPRRGGNLHCFTAVTPCAVLDILAPPYDETCGRGCTYYRDYPRSSFYVKEDESVGGKEDEYAWLAEVSTPDELYMRPQKYTGPAIKI; translated from the exons ATGTGTTTTCATAGGAGGTTCTTGACCATGACGATGAAGAAGAAGATTCCTTCTGTTCAAGCTCTCTACGACCTTTGCAAGCAGACTTTCTCGCCTTCCTCCCCGTCTCCGCCTTTTTCTCAGGCCATTAGAAGCATCTCCTCTTCAATGG attCACTTAGTCCTGCTGATGTTGGACTTGCCAATGCTGGCAAAGAGGATGATAGAGGTCATGGTCCTTTTGGAGTTCAGTTGTTCAATCGAGTAGATCGATGGGCTCAACCAATAACTTATGTGGATGTGCACGAGGGAGAAAATTTCACG ATGTGCATATTTTGCTTTCCAACTTCCTCTGTTATTCCACTTCATGACCATCCTGGCATGACCGTTTTGAGCAAAGTCCTTTATGGCTCATTGCATGTGAAATCTTATGATTGGGTGGAGCCAGCCCAAATACAAAAAAGTGCTGGCACTGAACGTTCTAAAG TTAGATTAGCTAAACTGGTTGTTGATGAAGTTCTGACCGCACCATGTAGTACATCGGTTCTGTATCCGAGGAGAGGAGGGAATCTTCATTGTTTTACGGCAGTCACTCCTTGCGCGGTACTTGACATCCTTGCACCTCCATACGATGAAACTTGTGGAAGGGGCTGTACTTATTATCGCGATTATCCTCGTTCTAGCTTTT ATGTGAAGGAAGATGAGAGCGTTGGCGGAAAAGAAGACGAGTATGCTTGGCTTGCTGAGGTCTCTACGCCAGATGAACTGTATATGCGCCCCCAAAAATATACTGGTCCAGCCATCAAGATTTGA